A part of Ktedonobacterales bacterium genomic DNA contains:
- the glgP gene encoding alpha-glucan family phosphorylase, producing MKILGRMAVFPVIPTRISRLHELAYNLWWSWNAEAQRLYQTIDAEHWQRGAHNPVRLLREVAPERLQTLAEDHVFLKQYDQVMQAFDAYMKPEQTWFGQRHPDLLNQSIAYFSMEFGLHESLPIYSGGLGILSGDHCKEASDLGLPLVGVGFLYPQGYFSQRINADGVQEATYNKLRFSEVSATPAVTPDGVEVVISVDLPGRKVYAKVWKIAVGRISLYLMDTDVEPNAPNDRVLAAHLYGGDHEMRISQEVVLGIGGVRALRALGLKPALWHMNEGHAAFLGLERIRELIAEEGLTFAEAREAVAANAVFTTHTPVPAGNDAFGLDLIDRFFGSYWGQLSLSRDQFMDLARQDQSWGPSFSMTVLALRLSNQHNGVSKLHGDVSRRMWQFLWPGVDVDETPIGSITNGVHTSTWLAPALGEFYDRALGPAWREHLDESQTWVPILNASDQELWAIHCQLKAELITYVRERARQHRLRLGEGALQINEATALLDPQAFTIGFARRFATYKRATLIFRDLERIRRLLQSSSHPVQIIFAGKAHPADEPGKALIQQVYRLSRQPGFAGHVVFLEDYDMDMARKLVSGVDLWLNNPVRPYEASGTSGQKASLNGAPNCSILDGWWVEGYNSKNGWAFGEQREYQNAELQAEADALALYTVLEQEIIPLFFERDTQGLPTRWLRVMKETIRTIAPQFSMRRMVKEYTERLYVPGEQQEQRVAQDHYALARALAAWKKQVIQTWPEVGLWANGPTEGQIAIGQSIDVTAYARLASLRPEDVLVEVVYGHDEDGRLSGSIYQRMEQDGQESDGSYRYHTRILPQSGGSFVYGVRLLPAHPALLDRHEMGLVRWA from the coding sequence TTGAAAATCTTGGGGCGGATGGCTGTTTTTCCAGTGATCCCCACGCGAATCAGCCGTTTGCATGAACTGGCCTATAACCTCTGGTGGAGTTGGAATGCTGAGGCGCAGCGCCTCTATCAGACCATTGATGCAGAACACTGGCAGCGCGGCGCGCATAATCCAGTGCGCCTCTTGCGCGAAGTTGCGCCGGAACGTTTACAAACTCTGGCAGAGGATCATGTCTTTCTAAAACAGTACGATCAAGTGATGCAAGCGTTCGATGCGTATATGAAGCCGGAGCAAACATGGTTTGGGCAGCGTCATCCAGACTTGCTCAATCAGAGCATTGCTTACTTTTCTATGGAGTTTGGCTTGCATGAATCGCTGCCCATCTATTCAGGTGGCCTGGGCATTCTTTCTGGCGACCACTGCAAAGAAGCCAGCGATCTGGGGCTGCCGCTGGTCGGCGTTGGCTTTCTCTATCCGCAGGGCTATTTTAGCCAGCGCATCAACGCCGATGGCGTACAAGAGGCCACCTATAATAAGCTGCGCTTCTCGGAAGTCTCAGCTACTCCGGCAGTCACGCCTGATGGCGTCGAAGTTGTCATCAGCGTCGATCTGCCGGGGCGCAAAGTCTACGCCAAGGTCTGGAAGATCGCAGTGGGCCGCATCTCCCTCTATCTGATGGATACTGACGTTGAACCCAATGCGCCCAATGATCGCGTGCTGGCCGCGCATCTCTATGGAGGCGACCACGAGATGCGCATCTCGCAAGAGGTTGTGCTGGGCATTGGCGGCGTGCGCGCGCTGCGGGCGTTGGGGCTAAAGCCCGCGCTCTGGCATATGAATGAGGGCCACGCCGCCTTCCTGGGATTGGAGCGCATCCGCGAACTGATCGCTGAAGAGGGTCTGACCTTTGCCGAAGCCCGCGAAGCTGTGGCGGCCAACGCCGTCTTTACCACGCATACGCCGGTTCCGGCTGGCAACGATGCGTTTGGACTTGATCTCATTGATCGCTTTTTTGGCAGCTACTGGGGACAACTGAGTCTCAGCCGCGACCAGTTTATGGACCTGGCCCGCCAGGATCAAAGCTGGGGGCCTAGCTTCAGCATGACGGTCCTGGCGCTCCGCCTCTCCAATCAGCATAACGGCGTCAGCAAGCTGCATGGCGATGTCTCGCGGCGCATGTGGCAGTTCCTGTGGCCGGGGGTTGACGTGGATGAAACGCCGATTGGCTCGATTACCAACGGCGTGCATACCTCAACATGGCTGGCCCCCGCGCTGGGAGAGTTCTATGATCGCGCTCTTGGTCCAGCATGGCGCGAACATCTAGATGAGTCACAAACCTGGGTACCTATTCTCAACGCCTCTGATCAAGAGTTGTGGGCAATTCATTGCCAGCTTAAAGCTGAACTGATCACCTATGTCCGCGAGCGAGCCAGGCAGCACCGACTCCGGCTGGGTGAAGGCGCGTTGCAGATCAACGAGGCGACAGCACTCCTTGACCCGCAGGCATTTACCATTGGCTTTGCCCGCCGTTTCGCCACCTACAAACGCGCCACCTTGATTTTCCGCGACCTGGAACGTATCCGGCGCTTACTCCAGTCTTCCAGCCATCCTGTACAAATCATCTTTGCCGGCAAAGCCCATCCGGCAGACGAGCCAGGCAAAGCGCTCATTCAGCAGGTCTATCGCCTCTCGCGGCAGCCGGGGTTTGCAGGCCACGTCGTCTTCCTCGAAGACTATGACATGGATATGGCGCGAAAGCTGGTGAGCGGCGTCGATCTGTGGCTCAATAACCCCGTTCGCCCCTACGAGGCCAGCGGCACCAGCGGCCAGAAAGCCTCACTCAATGGAGCGCCCAATTGCAGCATCCTTGATGGCTGGTGGGTCGAAGGATATAACAGCAAAAATGGCTGGGCCTTCGGCGAACAACGCGAATACCAGAACGCCGAGCTTCAGGCCGAAGCCGACGCTCTGGCGCTCTATACTGTCCTGGAGCAAGAGATTATCCCCCTGTTTTTCGAGCGCGACACCCAGGGCCTGCCCACGCGCTGGCTGCGCGTCATGAAAGAAACCATCCGCACGATTGCTCCCCAGTTCAGCATGCGCCGCATGGTCAAGGAGTATACCGAGCGCCTCTATGTGCCGGGCGAGCAGCAAGAGCAGCGCGTGGCTCAGGACCACTACGCCCTGGCGCGGGCATTGGCAGCCTGGAAAAAGCAGGTCATCCAGACCTGGCCGGAGGTGGGCCTCTGGGCAAACGGCCCCACCGAAGGGCAGATTGCCATCGGCCAATCAATTGATGTCACTGCCTATGCGCGCCTCGCCAGCCTGCGGCCAGAGGATGTTCTGGTCGAAGTAGTCTACGGACACGATGAGGATGGGCGCCTCAGCGGCTCAATCTATCAGCGCATGGAGCAGGATGGTCAGGAGAGCGATGGCAGCTACCGCTATCACACGCGCATCCTCCCACAAAGCGGCGGGAGCTTTGTCTATGGGGTGCGCCTGCTGCCAGCGCATCCGGCCCTGCTAGACCGGCACGAGATGGGGCTAGTGCGCTGGGCCTGA